Proteins found in one Oreochromis niloticus isolate F11D_XX linkage group LG22, O_niloticus_UMD_NMBU, whole genome shotgun sequence genomic segment:
- the zdhhc3b gene encoding palmitoyltransferase ZDHHC3, which produces MKSPAHRTRDIERHAGYLKREHCTPPPPRTGSDTMWFIRDSCGIVCGIITWLLVFYAEFVVVFVMLLPAKNVAYSLFNGVLFNGLAFLALASHAKAMCTDPGAVPKGNATKEFIESLQLKPGQVVYKCPKCCSIKPDRAHHCSVCKRCIKKMDHHCPWVNNCVGENNQKYFVLFTMYIALISFHALFMAAFHFVFCFEEDWAKCSNFSPPATVILLILLCFEGLLFLIFTAVMFGTQVHSICTDETGIEQLKKEERRWAKKSKWMNMKVVFGHPFSIAWLSPFATPDHGKADVYQYIV; this is translated from the exons ATGAAGAGCCCGGCGCACCGCACCAGGGACATCGAGCGCCACGCTGGCTACCTGAAGCGCGAGCACTGCACCCCTCCTCCACCGCGCACCGGCTCCGACACCATGTGGTTCATCCGCGACAGCTGCGGCATCGTGTGTGGCATCATCACCTGGCTCCTGGTCTTCTATGCCGAGTTTGTGGTGGTGTTTGTCATGCTACTGCCTGCCAAGAACGTGGCCTATAGCCTCTTCAATGGGGTGCTGTTCAACGGCCTCGCCTTCCTCGCCCTTGCTTCCCATGCCAAGGCGATGTGCACAGACCCG GGTGCCGTGCCTAAAGGAAACGCAACCAAAGAGTTCATTGAAAGTTTGCAGCTCAAACCAGGACAGGTGGTGTACAAATGCCCCAAGTGCTGCAGCATCAAGCCAGACAGAGCTCACCACTGCAG TGTGTGTAAACGCTGCATCAAAAAGATGGACCATCACTGCCCCTGGGTGAATAACTGTGTCGGAGAAAACAACCAGAAATACTTTGTCCTCTTCACA atgTACATTGCACTAATATCCTTCCATGCGTTATTCATGGCGGCCTTCCATTTCGTTTTCTGCTTTGAAGAAGACTGGGCGA AGTGCAGCAACTTCTCTCCACCAGCAACTgtcatcctcctcatcctcctctgctTTGAAGGTCTCCTCTTTCTGATCTTCACTGCAGTCATGTTTGGGACTCAGGTCCACTCCATCTGCACTGATGAAACG GGTATCgagcagctgaagaaggaggagaggagatggGCCAAAAAGTCTAAATGGATGAACATGAAGGTGGTGTTTGGCCACCCATTCTCTATAGCCTGGCTGAGCCCCTTTGCAACACCTGACCATGGAAAGGCAGATGTGTATCAGTATATAGTGTGA